Within the Erigeron canadensis isolate Cc75 chromosome 6, C_canadensis_v1, whole genome shotgun sequence genome, the region GTTGAACCTTCGACggcttaattaaaaagtattagTCATTGATAggtttgttttaaatatatatttatcaaaaggGAAAACCAAATTAGCTTCACTTTGAGCTTGCGAGGTTTCAAATATTGTGATTATGCTTTGTTATTGATGATATGTCACTTTATATGTTAGCTAAAAACTTTGGTTTCAGTATATTAATTGAAAAGGGAGAAAAACGTGGGAAAAAAACCGAATAGTGATACATAATAGTGATATGGCCACAAAAAAGTCGCAAATATATTAGTTGGAAACCCTAAaggaaaaattatataaaaaaccaaTAATTAACCTctaattgaaaatttgaaaaggaTGCTATATGAATAAAATCTGAATACTGTACAAAATTTAGTCACGAAAAAGTTATCTCTACTCTGTTATAAAGCAAAATGTCcctttctatttttaataatttttgtttttgaattaccaaatttgcccttgacatttattttagtaattaacactttaaacccttatctttttaaatattccactatcacctttacatcaacctacaccatttgagacttgacaccgccaccaccagaaATAATACCGTTATCGAGAATACTAAACCGCCGTGTCCgctaccgccgccgcattgcgcgagtaccatgctccTAATATATTAATTGGAAaccccaaaagaaaaaaatgtgaaaaaaccCTATAATTAACTCGTAGTTGACATTCCAAACGGAATGGGAACCGACAATAATAGATTAGAGGGTATGATAGACAAATAACTAGTCATGCCATTTCCTTTAATTGTATAGAGCTATACTATATTAAATCAAatccacttttcaactttcaacattcaatttcaacaatgtatacatgataatgcatgatgtacaatATATCAATGCCGACAACATTcaattttattcctttaattttttcaaaatcttttatctaaaaaaccgtatatcgataaattataaaaattatatgggtgttcttaaaatttatgctctttcattagagatgctattcgatatacttttgacgaatttttaaatccaagggcggagcccgtacggctaaggcatttggctatgacactgtatgacatatcacctcctatgacctatcacgcggatacttgctctcgtaattTATAAATCCTAATGCAAAAAGATACATACGATTGCTCACAACTTATTTTCTATTGCCGACAATCTCCCTCCTGGTaagttgtttttaacttttctcTTGCTCGATAAAGTTTTGTCAATGAGATAGTTTAGGGTTATTTGGTATACATAGTTGTAAtgtttgctgttaaaaaaaaattatcatatgTTATTGAttttatgtaaaattaaattgCACTTTGACTTGTATATCATTTGCATCCTTTTCTCATTCAAACCAAGGTAGGTTAAGCTAGAGGAAATTACGAATGGCGAGCTCCAGCTACAATAATGGCTATGGTGATCAAAAAAGGCAGACGGGGCAAGAAGATAGGCTTAGTTTGTTACCCGATGTTCTTCTTCTCGACATACTTTCATATATCGACACTAAAATTGTAGTACAATGTTCGGTATTGTCAAAACGATGGCTAACCGTCTGGACTAAGCTTTCTGTTTTCAATTTCGACTTCTCCCTTTATAAAGTGAATCAAACATATGCCAAGGATTCTTCTTTCGATACTTTCGTTAATAACGTTTTAGCTTGTCGTAATAAATCAATTAAGATTGATAGTATTAATATTAAGGTTATCGATTATTCAACAATGGCTCTAGTTTTTGACCATGCTTTGTGGTTTGGTGTCCCCAATGTGAGCATCGATACATCACGAAACCCATCCGGCGAACATAAGTTTTCGTGCTTTAACTATAATGATTCGTTGACGAATTTTTCACTTAAAGGGCCACTCGATTTTGGTCAATTACCAAAATTTAATGGGTTGGTTAGTTTGCACCTCGAAAGAGTTAACCTAGTTGTATCTGAACCCTTTTCGTGTTTCCCCAATTTGGAGAAGTTGTCTTTGGTAAATTGCAGAGTAGTGTCATCGGAAATTAGGGTGATTGGTTATAGGTTGTCTAAGCTGACAATCTCCTCCGTATGTTATTATCCAGAAAATTTTCTGCTTTTGACTCCCGAGCTTGTGTTACTTGAGCTTGATGGTCCTGTTCCGATGTCATTGAAAGCTGCTTTCGATGAACTTCCAAGTCTCGAGTCTGTTTATATCGATTACTCATATCCCCTAAATGGTTTTCAACTTGATCATACTCTAAT harbors:
- the LOC122604849 gene encoding F-box/FBD/LRR-repeat protein At2g04230-like, which gives rise to MASSSYNNGYGDQKRQTGQEDRLSLLPDVLLLDILSYIDTKIVVQCSVLSKRWLTVWTKLSVFNFDFSLYKVNQTYAKDSSFDTFVNNVLACRNKSIKIDSINIKVIDYSTMALVFDHALWFGVPNVSIDTSRNPSGEHKFSCFNYNDSLTNFSLKGPLDFGQLPKFNGLVSLHLERVNLVVSEPFSCFPNLEKLSLVNCRVVSSEIRVIGYRLSKLTISSVCYYPENFLLLTPELVLLELDGPVPMSLKAAFDELPSLESVYIDYSYPLNGFQLDHTLIKTFRCLKNAKHVHLSTSTLKLLYKARDMLAEERCLFWNLKYLNFIPKPNEPVDQQVLESVLAYLCEDSPQAVVDTMHRWLNSTSLTAIVFQCQCVTT